A region from the Anoplolepis gracilipes chromosome 2, ASM4749672v1, whole genome shotgun sequence genome encodes:
- the LOC140676276 gene encoding uncharacterized protein — protein sequence MASGVSRSFWDDRGSRGLIKLSRKGGHDLQTLINAMISELILSVLVISTLLLVNAKPDEYAHSFQHFHGPVIGDEHEITWNDNHGHHHEDYVAHPHYAFSYGVEDHHTGDYHGQKEHRDGTEVFGEYTVKEPDGNIRTVKYQAGKDGFHAQVHNSHRSDHHNHDYD from the exons ATGGCATCGGGCGTATCGCGCAGTTTTTGGGACGATCGTGGGTCACGCGGATTGATCAAGCTTTCACGTAAAGGGGGACACGATTTGCAAACGCTAATTAACGCCATGATTTCCGAA CTCATTCTATCCGTATTGGTGATTTCGACTTTACTTTTGGTTAATGCAAAACCGGACGAATATGCACACTCTTTTCAACATTTTCACGGGCCAGTGATAGGCGACGAGCACGAAATCACCTGGAACGACAATCATGGACATCACCATGAAGACTATGTCGCTCATCCACATTATGCGTTTTCATACGGAGTCGAGGACCACCATACAGGCGATTATCACGGTCAAAAGGAGCACAGGGACG GCACAGAAGTGTTCGGGGAATATACAGTGAAGGAACCAGATGGCAATATCAGAACAGTGAAGTATCAGGCGGGCAAGGACGGGTTTCATGCTCAAGTGCACAACAGCCATCGAAGTGATCATCATAATCACGATTATGATTAG